GTTTGACTAATTAGATTTTAATTGATTAGTCAAATAGTGTCAAATCAATGCTCCCAGACCAGCCTTGAAATATCTTATTCTAAAACTCTTCTTGTTAGCCCTTTACCTTTTCGCCCCGTTTATAGACCACTTGCCACTGTCCTTGCCCCTGAGCGGTAACTTCCCCGGCACCCGTGGCCCCGCCGGAAATAATCAGCCGCAAAGCCTGATCCACCGGCATATCTACCACCGTAACCAGTTCCCGGGGAACCCAATACATATCCCCGGACACTTGCATGGTCTGTGGAAAATAAACCCCTACCAGTTCCCTGCCCTCTTTATCCCGTAAGGAGGAAGCTTTAACTGTTAGGAAACCTAAACGGCAAATATCATCAGTGAGATTGACCAAAACAACGGTATCAAATTTTTTCTCTTCCCCAGTTAGCGACTTTAAGGTGTCTTTAATGGTGTTATAAATGTTTTTAATCCCAGGCATACGGCAGATAATATCTTCGATAATTTGCAAGATTTTTTTTGATATCCACCAGTTAGCCACCATACCAATTAAACAAACAGCCATGATCACAAAAATAAAATCAACACCCCAGGGCAATTCCCTTTTGACAATGGGGTAAAGTATGGCATTTCCTACACCGGCAATCTTCGAATAAATAAAGGCCAGAATATATACTGTTCCCAGCAGGGGTAATAATACTAAAAGTCCCTTTGCAAAATATAACGATAGCTTCCTCATAGATCTCCTCCGGCGTTAATTATAGGTACCCTTCCATTATATTCCG
This region of Desulforamulus ferrireducens genomic DNA includes:
- a CDS encoding DUF502 domain-containing protein, producing MRKLSLYFAKGLLVLLPLLGTVYILAFIYSKIAGVGNAILYPIVKRELPWGVDFIFVIMAVCLIGMVANWWISKKILQIIEDIICRMPGIKNIYNTIKDTLKSLTGEEKKFDTVVLVNLTDDICRLGFLTVKASSLRDKEGRELVGVYFPQTMQVSGDMYWVPRELVTVVDMPVDQALRLIISGGATGAGEVTAQGQGQWQVVYKRGEKVKG